A genomic window from Macaca thibetana thibetana isolate TM-01 chromosome 16, ASM2454274v1, whole genome shotgun sequence includes:
- the LOC126939458 gene encoding 60S acidic ribosomal protein P1-like: MDSYPRGHGGVRPSLDPATSTTSGSASPTLACALASVSELACISSALTLHGSEVTITKDKTNALIKQLVYVEPFWSSLFAMALANVNTGSLICNVGAGGPAPAAGATPAGDPAHSTTAPPAKEKKVEAKKEESEECDDMGFSRFD; the protein is encoded by the exons ATGGACTCTTACCCAAGGG GCCACGGTGGGGTGAGGCCCTCACTTGATCCAGCGACTAGCACCACATCCGGTAGTGCCAGCCCCACACTCGCCTGCGCCCTGGCCTCTGTCTCTGAGCTTGCCTGCATCTCCTCAGCCCTCACTCTGCATGGCAGTGAGGTGACCATCACAAAGGATAAGACCAATGCTCTCATTAAGCAACTGGTGTATGTTGAACCTTTTTGGTCTAGCTTGTTTGCAATGGCCCTGGCCAATGTCAACACTGGGAGCCTCATTTGCAATGTAGGGGCTGGTGGACCTGCTCCAGCAGCTGGTGCTACACCAGCAGGAGATCCTGCCCACTCCACTACTGCTCCTCCAGCTAAGGAGAAGAAAgtggaagcaaagaaggaagaatCTGAGGAGTGTGATGACATGGGCTTTAGTCGTTTTGACTAA